One window of the Actinomyces procaprae genome contains the following:
- a CDS encoding PspC domain-containing protein, whose translation MPPPGFTPPPGAMPPGGGPVPPAGAAGPVPPQRSAAAGFFDSLRRTGLLRTDERWIGGVAGGVARRLDLDPTLVRCVWVVVTVFSGLGLVLYGLGWALMPEESDGRIHSEQVLAGDFDAGFAGAVATFVAGWALIDHGLIPSWYIAGWVGSGFYDVFWSVAVSLLVLAGAFLAYRAVRRRRHSHQQPPAQGGRGGHVRPTAPGAAPYAPQGPAPAAPNTPGARPSPYAAAGPQAGPAGPAPAATMPVGAPVPGGAGPARPLPARDGAAPTAPGSVPAPTAHAPASSMPGTPPPPVHPAPQPVRPPRPRTPGPGRRLGLAIVGLTFCCLAAIVLLWSTGRMGPLAVGFAGVGTVTALLGAGVIISALRGRRGGWMTGLGWLAALAAVPVLIIGTSVPNAALRAFSTTTDTPSGTVTLTWDELQRQLAAGNANQTVNLGDYAVGEVILDLTDMPAGEEPRTRAHLSIGVGTVTIRTTMGQSLGVESRVGLGLTYANTVDNWTVDERSIDEYGGWSDNRYTVAGDSIVTRHVERWLPGETTTFVSPAAQKTDTALTLDIEVGTGSVRMDERPAGITWWGNMDDAAWIVEYWIDNRGNYHTDLPVPGMTHAAIGTQTAQTCVEAVTDALDQSAADSGDGADTDDADSTDTDVWTDDGWYGDWYSVSDLTGVGREAWEQCVNDALAADASASAAGSDEPSPEPTATPTATATPTAPPTTPEPSASPTN comes from the coding sequence GTGCCCCCTCCGGGTTTCACGCCGCCGCCCGGGGCGATGCCGCCCGGCGGCGGACCGGTACCGCCCGCGGGCGCCGCCGGGCCCGTACCGCCACAGCGGTCGGCGGCCGCGGGTTTCTTCGACTCCCTGCGCCGCACGGGTCTGCTGCGCACGGATGAGCGCTGGATCGGCGGTGTGGCCGGGGGCGTGGCCCGTCGGCTCGACCTGGATCCCACGCTGGTGCGCTGCGTGTGGGTGGTCGTGACCGTCTTCAGCGGCCTGGGGCTGGTGCTGTATGGATTGGGCTGGGCGCTCATGCCGGAGGAGTCCGACGGCCGGATCCACTCCGAGCAGGTCCTGGCCGGTGACTTCGACGCCGGATTCGCCGGCGCCGTCGCCACCTTCGTCGCCGGCTGGGCGCTGATCGACCACGGGCTGATCCCCTCCTGGTACATCGCCGGCTGGGTCGGCTCGGGCTTCTACGACGTCTTCTGGTCCGTCGCAGTCAGCCTCCTGGTGCTGGCGGGCGCCTTCTTGGCCTACCGCGCCGTCCGACGGCGCCGGCACTCCCACCAGCAGCCGCCCGCTCAGGGTGGCCGCGGCGGCCATGTCCGGCCGACGGCGCCGGGCGCCGCACCGTATGCGCCGCAGGGGCCCGCGCCGGCGGCTCCGAACACACCCGGAGCGCGGCCCAGCCCGTATGCGGCTGCCGGGCCCCAGGCCGGCCCGGCGGGGCCGGCACCGGCGGCAACCATGCCCGTGGGCGCTCCCGTCCCCGGGGGGGCCGGACCCGCCCGCCCGCTGCCGGCACGGGACGGAGCCGCGCCGACGGCGCCCGGCTCGGTGCCCGCGCCCACGGCGCATGCACCTGCATCCTCCATGCCGGGCACGCCCCCGCCCCCGGTGCATCCCGCGCCCCAACCGGTCAGGCCTCCGCGTCCGCGCACACCCGGGCCGGGGCGGCGCCTCGGCCTGGCGATTGTGGGCCTCACCTTCTGCTGCCTGGCAGCCATCGTGCTGCTCTGGTCGACCGGACGCATGGGGCCGCTCGCAGTGGGCTTCGCCGGGGTGGGCACCGTGACCGCACTGCTGGGGGCGGGAGTCATCATCAGCGCACTGCGCGGACGCCGCGGCGGCTGGATGACCGGCCTGGGCTGGCTCGCCGCCCTGGCCGCCGTGCCCGTGCTCATCATTGGTACGAGCGTGCCCAACGCCGCCCTCCGTGCCTTCAGCACGACCACTGACACCCCCTCGGGGACCGTCACGCTGACCTGGGATGAGCTGCAGCGGCAGCTTGCCGCCGGTAACGCGAACCAGACCGTGAACCTGGGTGACTACGCCGTCGGCGAGGTCATCCTCGACCTGACCGACATGCCGGCCGGCGAGGAGCCGCGGACGCGGGCGCATCTCAGCATCGGCGTCGGCACGGTAACCATCCGCACCACCATGGGGCAGAGCCTCGGCGTTGAGTCGCGTGTCGGGCTTGGGCTCACCTACGCCAACACCGTGGACAATTGGACGGTTGATGAGCGCTCCATCGACGAGTACGGCGGCTGGTCGGACAACCGTTACACTGTGGCAGGCGACAGCATCGTCACTCGCCACGTGGAGCGGTGGCTGCCCGGTGAAACCACGACCTTCGTCTCACCCGCCGCGCAGAAGACGGATACCGCCCTAACCCTGGACATTGAAGTGGGTACCGGATCTGTACGAATGGACGAGCGACCCGCCGGCATCACCTGGTGGGGGAACATGGATGACGCCGCCTGGATCGTCGAGTACTGGATCGACAACCGCGGCAATTACCACACCGACCTTCCGGTCCCCGGCATGACGCATGCGGCCATCGGCACACAGACCGCACAGACGTGCGTCGAGGCCGTGACCGATGCGCTGGATCAGTCCGCCGCCGACAGCGGGGACGGCGCTGACACCGACGATGCCGACAGCACCGATACCGATGTCTGGACGGACGACGGGTGGTACGGCGACTGGTACAGCGTGTCAGACCTGACCGGGGTGGGCCGCGAGGCCTGGGAGCAGTGCGTGAACGATGCCCTCGCGGCCGATGCGTCCGCCTCAGCGGCAGGCTCCGACGAGCCGTCGCCCGAGCCGACCGCCACGCCCACTGCAACTGCGACGCCGACGGCACCGCCGACCACACCGGAGCCGAGCGCTTCCCCGACCAACTGA
- a CDS encoding DJ-1 family glyoxalase III: MPTPDKLATDKKVAVLIAHGLEEVEALAVVDVLYRAGIRTDLVAVGDSRTVTSSHQLVLTCEVLLGDVDLGEYDLVFLPGGIPGTPNLKADPTVTAEVTARMRAGRPVAAICAAPSILAELGLLEGRAATSNPSFMKVLAEHGARTSEAAVVVDGDLLTSRGMGTAIELGLEIVRHYLGDDAVDAVKRGIVYQH; this comes from the coding sequence ATGCCCACGCCGGACAAGCTCGCCACCGACAAGAAAGTAGCCGTTCTCATCGCGCACGGCCTGGAGGAGGTCGAGGCTCTGGCCGTCGTCGACGTCCTGTACCGCGCCGGCATCCGCACCGACCTGGTGGCCGTCGGCGACTCGCGCACCGTCACCTCCTCCCACCAGCTGGTGCTCACCTGTGAGGTGCTGCTGGGGGATGTGGACCTGGGCGAATACGACCTGGTGTTCCTGCCCGGCGGCATCCCCGGTACGCCCAACCTCAAGGCCGACCCGACCGTCACCGCTGAGGTCACCGCCCGCATGCGGGCCGGCCGCCCCGTGGCCGCCATCTGCGCCGCGCCGTCGATCCTGGCCGAGCTGGGGCTGCTCGAGGGGCGCGCGGCCACCTCCAACCCGAGTTTCATGAAGGTTCTGGCCGAGCACGGGGCCCGTACCAGTGAGGCCGCGGTCGTCGTCGACGGCGACCTGCTCACCAGCCGCGGCATGGGCACCGCCATCGAGCTGGGCCTGGAGATCGTGCGCCACTACCTGGGCGACGACGCCGTGGACGCCGTCAAGCGCGGCATCGTCTACCAGCACTGA
- a CDS encoding alpha-amylase: protein MSDSTTFGSGGRENPILLQGFAWDLAADSSHWRFLADNAALIADSGVTTIWLPPAYKGQAGVNDVGYGVYDTYDLGEFDQKGTVPTKYGTKDEYVAAVAALRAAGMTVLADIVLNHRMGADGAEQVRAIEVDAADRRKPIAEPTTITAWTRFDFPGRGGAYSDFTWDHTCFLGTDWDEQSRRNSVWLFEGKEWNEDVTDELGNFDYLMGADVDLNNPRVSDELIRWGRWYLEATGVDGVRLDALKHMSREFYRRWLPALREATGRDVPAVGEFWSRDAAELCTYLGEDPIMCMFDTPLHYRLYHASFKDHFDLSKIFERTLVEADPDHAVTFVENHDTQPGQSLQSFVEPGFKPAAYALILLRQEGTPCVFWGDLFGTPETGDISACTELPLLMRLRRSLAYGPQHDVFNAADLVGFTREGDDDHPGSGIAVVLSTALAATKRLYVGARHAGERWICAVGGHGAITIGGDGSAEFPVSETGLSVYVPATARPIIDRGMTRLVRVR, encoded by the coding sequence GTGAGTGACAGCACGACCTTCGGCTCCGGCGGGCGCGAAAACCCGATCCTGCTCCAAGGCTTCGCATGGGATCTGGCTGCCGACTCCAGCCACTGGCGCTTCCTTGCGGACAATGCCGCACTGATCGCGGACTCCGGCGTCACCACCATATGGCTGCCGCCCGCCTACAAGGGGCAGGCCGGCGTCAACGACGTCGGTTACGGCGTCTACGACACCTACGACCTGGGCGAGTTCGACCAGAAGGGCACGGTGCCCACCAAGTACGGCACCAAGGACGAGTACGTGGCCGCCGTCGCGGCCCTGCGGGCGGCCGGCATGACGGTGCTGGCGGACATCGTCCTGAACCACCGCATGGGCGCCGACGGCGCCGAGCAGGTGCGCGCGATCGAGGTCGACGCCGCCGACCGCCGCAAGCCCATCGCCGAGCCGACCACCATCACCGCCTGGACGCGCTTCGACTTCCCCGGGCGGGGCGGCGCCTACTCCGACTTCACCTGGGACCACACCTGCTTCCTGGGCACGGACTGGGACGAACAGTCACGCCGCAACAGCGTGTGGCTGTTCGAGGGCAAGGAGTGGAACGAGGACGTCACCGACGAGCTCGGCAACTTCGACTACCTGATGGGCGCCGACGTCGACCTGAACAACCCGCGGGTGTCGGACGAGCTGATCCGCTGGGGCCGCTGGTACCTGGAGGCCACGGGCGTGGACGGCGTGCGCCTGGACGCCCTCAAGCACATGAGCAGGGAGTTCTACCGCCGCTGGCTGCCCGCCCTGCGCGAGGCCACGGGTCGGGACGTGCCGGCCGTCGGTGAGTTCTGGTCCCGGGACGCCGCGGAGCTGTGCACCTACCTGGGTGAGGACCCGATCATGTGCATGTTCGACACTCCGCTGCACTACCGGCTCTACCACGCCTCCTTCAAGGACCACTTCGACCTGTCGAAGATCTTCGAGCGCACCCTGGTGGAGGCGGACCCCGACCACGCCGTCACCTTCGTGGAGAACCACGACACTCAGCCCGGCCAGTCCCTGCAGTCCTTCGTAGAGCCCGGTTTCAAGCCCGCCGCCTACGCGCTGATCCTGCTGCGCCAGGAGGGCACGCCCTGCGTGTTCTGGGGAGACCTGTTCGGCACCCCGGAGACCGGGGACATCTCCGCCTGCACCGAGCTGCCGCTGCTGATGCGGCTGCGCCGCAGCCTCGCCTACGGGCCGCAGCATGACGTCTTTAACGCCGCCGACCTGGTCGGCTTCACCCGGGAGGGCGACGACGACCACCCCGGCTCCGGGATCGCCGTGGTCCTGTCCACCGCGCTGGCGGCCACCAAGCGCCTGTACGTGGGCGCACGGCACGCGGGGGAGCGGTGGATCTGCGCCGTCGGCGGGCACGGGGCCATCACCATCGGCGGCGACGGCTCCGCCGAGTTCCCCGTCAGTGAGACCGGCCTGTCCGTGTATGTGCCCGCAACGGCCCGCCCGATCATTGACCGGGGAATGACCCGCCTGGTCCGCGTACGCTGA